Proteins co-encoded in one Carassius gibelio isolate Cgi1373 ecotype wild population from Czech Republic chromosome A15, carGib1.2-hapl.c, whole genome shotgun sequence genomic window:
- the LOC128028705 gene encoding protein FAM124B-like, with protein MLRGPPRFTSSSRTEDETPDSGAETAGSDCSKMSCSSTDLSAVPGQELLLLTMHLLTNPGTSLLLQHTLDRLLKWVRPGLRLFHVSERACPLHDYTRANQCPSAGHPSHAVTIFLHESYGEERILRVLDFLQCPPWQYHHTESCGAREAGVHLSSPSSTLLRPYLLPSQDFYSLGAGMPVWGVRPVHYGEEVVRVTLHSTYDNFEDTVRLYETVLQRRAEEQKTGFCWFTLLSEAGFSLQLAIKQLSPGVRVEPCYSMVLQFRVGEIGQLVPLLPNTCSPISASRWHTEDLDGNKILFQVTAPAQAQGFLRSAFPLSCPRMLLRSCVAGRPPSTSPCRRKSHLKEHFEDRCAHSMRSGTCGRECAGSDSTRSSPPGSSCYSSQRSSPAGLSMNWYEPMITSETSLSHLQLEEEEPEMNVDTGCAVKPQAALGVSALLTLSRDLKHVLDEPRWALDESTTSVIAETQASQCHSQHQHAQVDEFFI; from the exons ATGCTCCGAGGGCCGCCTCGCTTCACGAGCAGCAGCAGGACGGAGGATGAGACGCCGGACTCGGGCGCGGAGACCGCGGG atCTGACTGCAGTAAAATGTCCTGCAGTAGCA CTGACCTCTCGGCTGTCCCGGGTCAGGAGCTCCTTCTGCTCACCATGCACCTGCTCACCAACCCCGGCACCTCGCTGCTCCTCCAGCACACTCTGGACCGCCTGCTGAAGTGGGTCCGTCCCGGCCTGCGCCTCTTCCACGTGTCTGAGCGGGCCTGTCCTCTTCATGACTACACCAGAGCTAACCAGTGCCCCTCGGCTGGCCACCCCTCACATGCCGTCACCATATTCTTACACGAGTCTTACGGCGAGGAGCGAATTCTCAGAGTACTGGACTTCCTGCAGTGTCCGCCCTGGCAGTATCACCATACAGAGAGCTGCGGTGCCAGAGAGGCCGGCGTTCACTTGAGCTCCCCGTCCAGCACCCTCCTGAGGCCTTATCTCCTGCCCAGCCAGGACTTCTACAGCCTGGGTGCAGGGATGCCGGTGTGGGGTGTGCGGCCGGTGCACTACGGAGAAGAGGTTGTGCGGGTGACTTTGCATAGCACCTATGATAACTTTGAAGACACTGTGCGTTTATATGAGACTGTGCTACAGAGGAGGGCAGAAGAGCAGAAGACAGGCTTTTGCTGGTTCACACTGCTCTCAGAAGCAGGCTTCAGCCTACAGCTGGCCATCAAGCAGCTCTCCCCCGGGGTGCGAGTAGAGCCGTGTTACTCCATGGTGCTGCAGTTCAGGGTGGGGGAGATCGGACAGCTCGTGCCCTTACTGCCCAACACCTGTTCGCCCATCAGCGCCAGCCGATGGCACACCGAAGACCTGGATGGCAACAAGATCCTCTTTCAG GTTACAGCTCCAGCACAAGCCCAAGGCTTCCTGAGGTCTGCGTTTCCTCTGAGCTGTCCGAGGATGCTCCTGAGGAGCTGTGTAGCTGGCAGACCTCCTTCCACCTCTCCCTGCAGGAGGAAGTCCCATCTGAAGGAGCACTTTGAGGACCGCTGTGCCCATAGTATGAGGTCAGGCACATGTGGCAGGGAGTGTGCCGGGTCAGACAGCACCCGAAGCTCTCCTCCAGGAAGCTCCTGTTACTCGTCCCAGCGCAGCAGCCCCGCAGGCCTGTCGATGAACTGGTACGAGCCCATGATAACCTCAGAAACCTCCCTATCCCACCTCCAGCTGGAAGAGGAAGAGCCAGAGATGAATGTGGACACGGGTTGTGCTGTGAAGCCGCAGGCTGCTTTAGGAGTGTCTGCTCTGCTGACTCTGTCTAGAGACCTGAAACACGTCCTGGATGAGCCTCGGTGGGCCCTTGATGAAAGCACAACGAGTGTCATAGCAGAGACACAAGCTTCACAATGCCACAGTCAACATCAACATGCACAAGTAGATGAGTTCTTCATCTGA